From the genome of Candidatus Bathyarchaeota archaeon:
ATGCTTATCAAAGATACCCCGAGGACCACCGAGACCGTTCCGAGAAAGTTTAGCACGGTCAATTTCTCCCCGAGAAGAAGGATCGATATGAATGTCGTGAATAGGGGGTAGGTCGAGGATATAGCTGTGCTTCTCGAGACACCTATCATGTCCATGCTTTTGAAAAACGCCAGGTCGCCTAAGCCCATACCTATAACCGCCGCCGCGGTTAAAAGCGCTAAGCTGTAGGGATCCACATCCACCAGCCGCCACCCCCTCGCCACCGGGAGGATCAGCCATAAAGCCATAGAGCCAAACACGCTTCTAACGAAGTTTAAGGCGACTATACTACTCTCCTCTAAAGCTTTCTTACCGAAGACGGGTGTCAGAGCCCATAGAACGGCGGTGAACAACGCTAGCAGTTCTCCGAGCATAGCTTAGAAGGATCGAATGTTCAACTCATTTAAACGTTGCTCGTAGGGCAATTTGGCTTTTGAAGCGTTGCTCATAAATCTGGTCAAAGCTTATATGGGGCGATCCCCTGCTCTTTAAAAGGGATCTTTATGGTGAAGGTCCTGATCGTTAAAAACTATGAGGAGCTCAGTCTGGAGACAGCTCTCAGGATAGCCGAAGCTGTGAGGTCTAAGCCTGACATAGTGTTGGGGTTAGCGACCGGAGGTACTCCGCTTGGATGCTACAGGGAGCTCATCAGGATGCATAGGGAGGAGGGGTTAAGCTTCTCCAGGGTTACGACGTTCAACCTCGACGAGTATGTGGGCTTGCCTCCCAGCCATCCCCAGAGCTACCACTACTACATGTTCCATAACTTCTTCGACCACGTAGACGTGAGGAGGGAGAACGTTCACATACCCGACGGTATGGCCGAAGACCTGGACGAGGAATGCCGTAGAT
Proteins encoded in this window:
- a CDS encoding DMT family transporter, whose amino-acid sequence is MLGELLALFTAVLWALTPVFGKKALEESSIVALNFVRSVFGSMALWLILPVARGWRLVDVDPYSLALLTAAAVIGMGLGDLAFFKSMDMIGVSRSTAISSTYPLFTTFISILLLGEKLTVLNFLGTVSVVLGVSLIS